The genomic segment GCTTCAGGAGGAGTTACAAAGGGTAGGGTATATGATGCACCTCGTATGCCAAAATCTATAGTTATTACAAGCTCTTCATCACATTCCTACTCGGTGGAGTCATCATATCGCAGTTCATCATATCGAGCATTGCAAAAGGagataaagaataaagaaaaggagataaagaaaaaagatgattttgttcttgaaatgAAACGACAGATGGATTTTATGAAAGAATATCTTGTGAACAATCTTGAATACCATGGTGGGACATCAAATATTGACCAAGGTATGCCACCACCTTTGACTTCATCAATACCGCCACCTATGACTCCTCAGATAATGACACCTATGGGTCCCACATCTCAACCAATTTTTTGTCCTACACCTCGACCTTTATATCCTGATCAATCTTGTGTCGATCCACAATATCATGGTTCGTCTTCGCAACCAGCACCATGATtgtatcttttgttgtttttttttattgtatttgaacttaattgtattaatgcatgtttaactaaatttttataatatgaatattatttttattctatttttttattagtgatacaattatttttaatattaatttatgttggttatatatattctacgacttttaaaatatccataaataattaattaaataaattaaaagtcattttaataaataaataaaaattaatttaataaaaataatataatcaccAACGGATTCTCCGTTGGTGATCGTAACTAATGCATCAATCAGCAACGAAGAATTCGTTGCTAATTCACAAAACTAGCAACGGATTTATCCGTTGCTAAATCGAGCAACGGAGAATCCGTTGCTAATATTAGCAACAGAGAATCTGTTACTAAAAAATCAGCAACGACAAATCTGTATTTGATTTGTGCTATTGCTGATTCTGTTTTAGAAacagattttaatattatttgcaATGGAGTAGTCCATTGCTACTTTTTTTAGTAGTGATATTTTCGCAACTAAAAGCTAATGTAAGGACttgcattaaaaattaagttcaatttCGTcagaaagctttttttttactcgtctagactttttattcaacttgaACTTGTTGATACATGTCCTGCGTCCCCTTGCCTGCACATGAAGGAGTTTTTGATGATCTAACTCCTCTCAATTACTTGGCAATACGGGAGATTCTTACATTAGTTTCATTTCAACAGGATTACCAGCCCCAGATTTGACAGAGCTTGAGTTACGAGAGTGCATAAATCTAGAGTTGTTGCCTGAACATATGCACCCCCCCTCCTCCCATCGCTTGAGAAATTAACAATGTCAAATTGTCCAGAAATCGAGTCGTTTCCAGATGGGGGGTTTGCCCTCGAAGTCACAATCACTCGAGATCTGGTGCTGTGAGAATCTCATTGTGGGCCTCATGCATTGGGATTTACGATCACTCCCTTGTCTTTTAGCTTCTACAATTGTAGGCAACAATGCTATGGAATCCTTTCCTGAGGAAACGTTGCTTCCCTCAAGTCTCACCTCTCCTAAAATCCGGAAACTTGAAGCTCTGAGATCTCTGGACTGCAAGGGGCTTCGCACACCTCCGAATGCTGGAGCCTCCATTGCATGCCAGAAGAGGGGCTGCCCTCCCCCCCTTTCGTCCCCTGGTATTAGTGGACGTCCTGTGCTGAAGAAAGAGTGTATTTGCCCAAGATTTCTCACATCCCTAGTGTATGGATTGATGGCTACGTGCCCCcttcttaaaattattgttttcacGACGTCAGCTGATGTTTTGAAACTTCTTCTTGTCTAAATTCACCACCtgacatttaaaaaacatgttataatAAAATACCAATTACTTAATCATATTGAAATCAATAAGGATATATTCTTTCACCAGATCTCCAACtttcattaaattatatgtGACACAAACACTGCAACgatacttttaatttcttgctaAATTATTGAGTGATAGCTGTGTGGCACCAGCTGCTTTTCTTCTGCGAATCACCACGTTAAATAATTGAGATCATTCGCAGACCATATTGCAAGCAATTAGGCAAAACATGGCAACAATAGTAACAGAAATATCATCCAATACTCTTTTTACCATTCTCTTTCTCTTGCCTCTCATTTATCTCATTGCCAAGCAGCTCAAGACACTGTATTCATCAAGATTTGCACCACTACCACCAGGGCCATATTCATGGCCAATCTTAGGCAATGCCCTACAAATTGGAAATAGCCCTCATATTACTCTAGCCAGTCTAGCAAAAACCTACGGACCACTCTTCTCACTTAGACTTGGCAGCCAGCTTGTTATTGTTGCCGCATCTCAAGAAGCTGCCACTGAAATTCTAAAAACTCAGGATCGCTTTTTGTCCGGTAGGTTTGTTCCTGACGTAATACCAGCCAAGTGGTTAAAGCTTGAAAATTTGTCCCTTGGATGGATTGGAGAAGTCAACAATGAATTTAAGTTTTTGCGAACTGTTTGCCAATCCAAGCTTTTCTCAAACAAAGCTCTATTGTCCCAATCATGTTTGCGAGAGAAAAAGGCGGCAGACACTGTAAGATTTATCAGAACAATGGAAGGTAAGGTGTTGAAGATCAAGAAAGTAGCATTTGCGGCTGTTTTTAGTATGTTGACTAATATTCTCATCTCAAGTGACCTTATAAGCATGGAGCAAGAGAGTATGGAGGGAGAGATGAcggaaattataagaaatatcTTCGAGGTAGGGGCTGCTCCAAATATATCCGATCTTTTTCCTGTTCTAGCACCATTTGATCTGCAGAATCTACGGAAGAAGTCTAAGGAGTTGTATTTGAGGTTCAGTACCATGTTTGAAGCTATCatcgaagaaagaagagaaagaaagatgagTTCTGATAATGCTTCAGGCAAAGAGGATTTCCTTGATACTCTGATCAGCAACGGTTCTAGTAATGAGCATATCAATGTCCTTCTTCTGgtttaatctctctctctctctctctctctgtatgtatatgtgtgtgtgtgtgtatttataTCCATGTCCACGAATTGATCAGGCACACAAGTTGAGTATCATATGCTCTATGGTTTATTTGCAGGAGCTCCTGGTTGCTGGTTCAGACACAAGTACCTCAGCAATTGAGTGGGCAATGGCAGAACTATTAAGGAACCCACAATGCATGAAAAAAGTTCAAGCGGAACTAGCAAGTGAAATCAACCAGGACCTTATACAAGAATCTGATCTACCTAGACTAAAGTTCCTTCATGCTTGCCTCAAAGAAAGCATGAGATTGCACCCTCCAGGACCACTTCTTCTTCCTCACCGTGCCGTGAACTCATGCAAAGTGATGGGCTATACCATTCCAAAGAACTCTCAAGTGTTGGTGAATGCTTATGCAATTGGACGAGACCCCAAGAGTTGGAAAGATCCATTGGATTATAAACCTGAGCGATTCTTGACTTCGAATATGGATTTCAGAGGAAGCAATATTGAGTTCATACCATTTGGTGCTGGAAGGAGAGCATGCCCTGGTCAACCCATGGCTACCAAGCATGTTC from the Populus nigra chromosome 1, ddPopNigr1.1, whole genome shotgun sequence genome contains:
- the LOC133677391 gene encoding probable (S)-N-methylcoclaurine 3'-hydroxylase isozyme 2; this translates as MATIVTEISSNTLFTILFLLPLIYLIAKQLKTLYSSRFAPLPPGPYSWPILGNALQIGNSPHITLASLAKTYGPLFSLRLGSQLVIVAASQEAATEILKTQDRFLSGRFVPDVIPAKWLKLENLSLGWIGEVNNEFKFLRTVCQSKLFSNKALLSQSCLREKKAADTVRFIRTMEGKVLKIKKVAFAAVFSMLTNILISSDLISMEQESMEGEMTEIIRNIFEVGAAPNISDLFPVLAPFDLQNLRKKSKELYLRFSTMFEAIIEERRERKMSSDNASGKEDFLDTLISNGSSNEHINVLLLELLVAGSDTSTSAIEWAMAELLRNPQCMKKVQAELASEINQDLIQESDLPRLKFLHACLKESMRLHPPGPLLLPHRAVNSCKVMGYTIPKNSQVLVNAYAIGRDPKSWKDPLDYKPERFLTSNMDFRGSNIEFIPFGAGRRACPGQPMATKHVPLVLASLLHFFDWSLPTGHDPKDIDMTDNFHTSLQKKQPLLLIPKIKN